A region of Bacillus cabrialesii DNA encodes the following proteins:
- a CDS encoding YqzL family protein produces the protein MLNFTWNVFSQTGNVDTYLLFKELEKENMERPDELEDELARFDYPIL, from the coding sequence GTGTTGAATTTTACCTGGAACGTATTTTCTCAAACAGGAAATGTTGATACGTATCTTCTTTTTAAAGAACTGGAAAAAGAGAACATGGAAAGACCCGATGAACTAGAAGATGAGCTAGCCCGATTTGATTATCCAATTTTATAA